In a single window of the Magnolia sinica isolate HGM2019 chromosome 7, MsV1, whole genome shotgun sequence genome:
- the LOC131250841 gene encoding disease resistance protein RGA2-like isoform X5, with product MVDSVVSLAVEKLNTVLRDEVALLVGVTNEIEKLSRTFALIQAVLEDAESRRVKDKAVTIWLENVKDVAYDVDDILDEWITEDLKSQAPDEDSGSCFSKKKVRSFLSSVNCFNHVVLRHKIGSRIKEVRGRLDSIEKEKSRLGLIVYCAERERMDSEVRQREMRDRETSSLPDQLFIVGRGDEKKVIVDSLLGGSSGEVKEVPLLVGESSGEVKEVPFGEVKEVPLVISIVGMGGLGKTTLAQLTYNDEKVKGHFHPRMWVYVSQDFDVKRITESIIKSADTKFKGGNLNLNELQTHLREMLRAKRFLLVLDDIWSDDSEKWDKLRLPFQDAALGSRIIITTRNEKVAFAMGTAHTHNLAALSDDDCWLVFRRKAFEHRNAEERLALETIGREIVNKCGGVPLAAKTIGSAMCSRSTREEWELVLRDEIWNSGDVLGGVLPALLLSYHDLSPVLKECFSYFSIFPKGFVIEKDMMVKLWVAQGFIGSDLSSDMEKSGGLYFNDLLRRSLLQDAEPDDDGNIRQCKMHDLVHDLAQSVAGSDFSLVHIGKKASLNFNNVRHSLLSNDETVNEADEVAYISATLYKAHKLRTLFLESTISMVPRMSFHHWRRLRALDLSYTSIEKLSPTVGHLKHLRFLDLSWTGIEELPEEVCNCLNLQTLRLNYCDKLRKLPRGMKKLISLKHLELEGTDMLEYLPQGIGRLSSLRTVSKFIVGGGNEGCKCGELKHLNHLQGSLLITGLDKNRSRDEAREAELNKKQHLHTLSFNYKKDYDELLDEEVKKIEDVLEFLQPHTNLKELAIQYYGGSTLPKWIEDPVFSHLVRMTLSCCWECIQLPGFGKLPSLKYLEIEGMREVRKVGVEFSGVDNNDGSGCVVSFPKLETLVFINMPNWEEWELRGGVGEVMPSLLQLEVKWCPKLKELPTNLPPLLQKLSLQISNEGMLSLGGTLPVLPNLKHLIIWRSDELKSFPCGWLGQFKALKTLEIHWCRELESLPDEELQQLTMLQELIIQYCPLLKERYGDEGEDRHKIAQIPDKIIY from the exons ATGGTGGATTCAGTCGTCTCCCTGGCAGTggagaagttgaataccgtcctCCGAGATGAGGTGGCTTTGTTGGTGGGTGTCACCAATGAGATCGAAAAGCTTTCCAGAACTTTCGCCTTGATTCAAGCTGTGCTTGAAGATGCTGAGTCTCGACGTGTGAAGGACAAAGCAGTGACGATCTGGTTAGAGAATGTCAAAGATGTGGCCTACGATGTGGATGACATACTAGATGAATGGATTACGGAAGATCTCAAATCACAAGCACCTGATGAAGATAGTGGATCCTGTTTCAGCAAGAAGAAGGTAAGAAGCTTCCTGTCGTCTGTTAACTGCTTCAATCATGTCGTGTTACGCCACAAAATTGGGAGTAGGATAAAGGAGGTGAGGGGTAGATTAGATTCTATTGAAAAAGAGAAGAGCCGATTGGGTCTTATAGTATATTgtgcagagagggagagaatggATAGTGAAGTTAGGCAGCGTGAGATGAGAGATCGAGAGACAAGCTCCCTACCTGACCAGCTGTTCATTGTTGGGAGAGGAGATGAAAAAAAAGTAATCGTAGACTCGTTGCTGGGGGGGAGTAGTGGAGAGGTAAAGGAGGTGCCCTTGTTGGTGGGTGAGAGTAGTGGAGAGGTAAAGGAGGTGCCTTT TGGAGAGGTAAAGGAGGTGCCCTTG GTCATTTCTATCGTTGGAATGGGAGGGTTGGGGAAGACCACCCTTGCTCAGCTCACATACAACGATGAGAAAGTTAAGGGGCATTTCCACCCGAGGATGTGGGTGTATGTTTCACAAGATTTTGATGTGAAACGGATTACAGAATCAATTATAAAATCTGCAGACACTAAGTTTAAGGGTGGAAATTTAAACTTGAATGAACTGCAAACTCACCTCCGTGAAATGTTGCGTGCAAAGCGATTCTTGCTTGTACTTGATGACATTTGGAGTGACGATAGTGAGAAGTGGGACAAACTGAGACTTCCCTTCCAAGATGCTGCATTAGGAAGTCGAATCATCATAACCACTCGCAATGAAAAGGTTGCTTTTGCGATGGGAACGGCTCACACACACAATCTGGCTGCCTTATCAGATGATGATTGCTGGTTGGTGTTCAGACGTAAAGCGTTCGAGCATCGGAATGCAGAAGAGCGTTTGGCGTTGGAAACGATTGGAAGGGAAATTGTAAACAAGTGTGGAGGGGTGCCTCTTGCAGCCAAGACAATAGGGAGTGCCATGTGCTCTAGAAGCACGAGAGAGGAATGGGAGCTTGTGCTGAGAGACGAGATTTGGAACTCAGGTGATGTCCTGGGAGGTGTTTTACCGGCTTTGTTACTAAGCTACCATGACTTATCTCCTGTTTTGAAGGAGTGCTTCTCATATTTCTCTATTTTCCCAAAAGGTTTCGTTATAGAGAAGGATATGATGGTCAAGTTATGGGTAGCACAAGGTTTCATCGGCTCTGACTTAAGTAGCGATATGGAGAAAAGTGGTGGGCTgtattttaatgatttattaaGACGGTCATTGCTCCAAGATGCAGAACCCGATGATGACGGTAACATACGCCAGTGCAAAatgcatgatttagttcatgatcttgcacaatctgttgcaggaagtgacttttCACTGGTGCATATCGGAAAGAAAGCCTCATTAAACTTCAACAACGTCCGCCATTCTTTATTATCCAATGATGAAACTGTTAATGAAGCTGATGAAGTGGCTTACATTTCGGccaccttgtataaggcccacaaGCTGCGGACGTTGTTCCTTGAGTCAACAATCTCCATGGTGCCAAGAATGTCATTCCATCATTGGAGACGCCTTAGGGCATTGGACTTGAGTTATACCAGCATTGAGAAATTGTCTCCAACGGTGGGACATTTGAAACACTTGAGATTTCTTGATTTGTCATGGACAGGCATAGAAGAGTTGCCAGAGGAGGTGTGTAATTGCCTAAATTTACAAACATTGAGACTCAATTATTGTGATAAGCTAAGAAAACTGCCTAGAGGGATGAAGAAACTGATCAGCCTGAAGCATCTAGAATTAGAAGGCACCGACATGCTGGAGTACTTACCGCAGGGTATAGGGAGACTAAGTAGCCTTCGGACGGTTTCAAAGTTCATTGTTGGGGGTGGCAACGAAGGATGTAAATGTGGAGAACTGAAACACCTCAATCATCTTCAAGGAAGTCTTCTGATTACCGGCTTGGACAAAAACAGGAGCAGGGACGAAGCTAGAGAGGCAGAACTGAATAAGAAGCAGCACCTTCATACTCTATCCTTCAACTACAAGAAAGACTATGATGAGCTGTTGGATGAAGAGGTGAAGAAAATAGAGGACGTGCTTGAATTTCTCCAGCCCCACACAAATTTGAAAGAGTTGGCAATACAGTATTACGGAGGTTCTACGCTTCCCAAGTGGATAGAGGATCCGGTGTTCTCCCATCTAGTCAGGATGACACTCTCGTGTTGTTGGGAGTGTATACAATTGCCAGGTTTTGGGAAATTACCGTCCCTTAAATACCTTGAAATTGAGGGCATGAGAGAGGTGAGAAAGGTGGGTGTTGAGTTTAGTGGGGTTGATAACAATGACGGAAGTGGATGTGTTGTCTCATTCCCCAAGTTGGAGACCCTTGTCTTCATAAACATGCCAAATTGGGAGGAGTGGGAATTGAGAGGTGGAGTTGGAGAGGTTATGCCATCTCTCCTCCAATTAGAAGTAAAATGGTGCCCAAAATTGAAGGAGTTGCCAACCAACCTTCCACCGCTCCTCCAGAAGCTGAGTTTACAAATAAGTAACGAAGGGATGTTGTCATTGGGAGGGACCTTACCCGTCCTCCCCAACCTTAAACATTTGATTATTTGGAGGAGTGATGAGCTGAAATCGTTCCCTTGTGGTTGGTTGGGACAATTCAAAGCCCTCAAGACTCTGGAAATCCATTGGTGTCGGGAGTTGGAGTCTCTACCAGATGAGGAATTGCAACAGCTCACCATGCTTCAAGAATTGATCATCCAGTATTGTCCACTCTTAAAAGAGCGCTACGGAGACGAAGGAGAAGATCGGCACAAGATTGCTCAAATCCCCGATAAAATAATTTATTAG
- the LOC131250841 gene encoding disease resistance protein RGA2-like isoform X3 produces the protein MVDSVVSLAVEKLNTVLRDEVALLVGVTNEIEKLSRTFALIQAVLEDAESRRVKDKAVTIWLENVKDVAYDVDDILDEWITEDLKSQAPDEDSGSCFSKKKVRSFLSSVNCFNHVVLRHKIGSRIKEVRGRLDSIEKEKSRLGLIVYCAERERMDSEVRQREMRDRETSSLPDQLFIVGRGDEKKVIVDSLLGGSSGEVKEVPLLVGESSGEVKEVPFGEVKEVPLLLGGSRGEVNVPLVISIVGMGGLGKTTLAQLTYNDEKVKGHFHPRMWVYVSQDFDVKRITESIIKSADTKFKGGNLNLNELQTHLREMLRAKRFLLVLDDIWSDDSEKWDKLRLPFQDAALGSRIIITTRNEKVAFAMGTAHTHNLAALSDDDCWLVFRRKAFEHRNAEERLALETIGREIVNKCGGVPLAAKTIGSAMCSRSTREEWELVLRDEIWNSGDVLGGVLPALLLSYHDLSPVLKECFSYFSIFPKGFVIEKDMMVKLWVAQGFIGSDLSSDMEKSGGLYFNDLLRRSLLQDAEPDDDGNIRQCKMHDLVHDLAQSVAGSDFSLVHIGKKASLNFNNVRHSLLSNDETVNEADEVAYISATLYKAHKLRTLFLESTISMVPRMSFHHWRRLRALDLSYTSIEKLSPTVGHLKHLRFLDLSWTGIEELPEEVCNCLNLQTLRLNYCDKLRKLPRGMKKLISLKHLELEGTDMLEYLPQGIGRLSSLRTVSKFIVGGGNEGCKCGELKHLNHLQGSLLITGLDKNRSRDEAREAELNKKQHLHTLSFNYKKDYDELLDEEVKKIEDVLEFLQPHTNLKELAIQYYGGSTLPKWIEDPVFSHLVRMTLSCCWECIQLPGFGKLPSLKYLEIEGMREVRKVGVEFSGVDNNDGSGCVVSFPKLETLVFINMPNWEEWELRGGVGEVMPSLLQLEVKWCPKLKELPTNLPPLLQKLSLQISNEGMLSLGGTLPVLPNLKHLIIWRSDELKSFPCGWLGQFKALKTLEIHWCRELESLPDEELQQLTMLQELIIQYCPLLKERYGDEGEDRHKIAQIPDKIIY, from the exons ATGGTGGATTCAGTCGTCTCCCTGGCAGTggagaagttgaataccgtcctCCGAGATGAGGTGGCTTTGTTGGTGGGTGTCACCAATGAGATCGAAAAGCTTTCCAGAACTTTCGCCTTGATTCAAGCTGTGCTTGAAGATGCTGAGTCTCGACGTGTGAAGGACAAAGCAGTGACGATCTGGTTAGAGAATGTCAAAGATGTGGCCTACGATGTGGATGACATACTAGATGAATGGATTACGGAAGATCTCAAATCACAAGCACCTGATGAAGATAGTGGATCCTGTTTCAGCAAGAAGAAGGTAAGAAGCTTCCTGTCGTCTGTTAACTGCTTCAATCATGTCGTGTTACGCCACAAAATTGGGAGTAGGATAAAGGAGGTGAGGGGTAGATTAGATTCTATTGAAAAAGAGAAGAGCCGATTGGGTCTTATAGTATATTgtgcagagagggagagaatggATAGTGAAGTTAGGCAGCGTGAGATGAGAGATCGAGAGACAAGCTCCCTACCTGACCAGCTGTTCATTGTTGGGAGAGGAGATGAAAAAAAAGTAATCGTAGACTCGTTGCTGGGGGGGAGTAGTGGAGAGGTAAAGGAGGTGCCCTTGTTGGTGGGTGAGAGTAGTGGAGAGGTAAAGGAGGTGCCTTT TGGAGAGGTAAAGGAGGTGCCCTTGTTGTTGGGGGGGAGTCGTGGAGAGGTAAATGTGCCCTTGGTCATTTCTATCGTTGGAATGGGAGGGTTGGGGAAGACCACCCTTGCTCAGCTCACATACAACGATGAGAAAGTTAAGGGGCATTTCCACCCGAGGATGTGGGTGTATGTTTCACAAGATTTTGATGTGAAACGGATTACAGAATCAATTATAAAATCTGCAGACACTAAGTTTAAGGGTGGAAATTTAAACTTGAATGAACTGCAAACTCACCTCCGTGAAATGTTGCGTGCAAAGCGATTCTTGCTTGTACTTGATGACATTTGGAGTGACGATAGTGAGAAGTGGGACAAACTGAGACTTCCCTTCCAAGATGCTGCATTAGGAAGTCGAATCATCATAACCACTCGCAATGAAAAGGTTGCTTTTGCGATGGGAACGGCTCACACACACAATCTGGCTGCCTTATCAGATGATGATTGCTGGTTGGTGTTCAGACGTAAAGCGTTCGAGCATCGGAATGCAGAAGAGCGTTTGGCGTTGGAAACGATTGGAAGGGAAATTGTAAACAAGTGTGGAGGGGTGCCTCTTGCAGCCAAGACAATAGGGAGTGCCATGTGCTCTAGAAGCACGAGAGAGGAATGGGAGCTTGTGCTGAGAGACGAGATTTGGAACTCAGGTGATGTCCTGGGAGGTGTTTTACCGGCTTTGTTACTAAGCTACCATGACTTATCTCCTGTTTTGAAGGAGTGCTTCTCATATTTCTCTATTTTCCCAAAAGGTTTCGTTATAGAGAAGGATATGATGGTCAAGTTATGGGTAGCACAAGGTTTCATCGGCTCTGACTTAAGTAGCGATATGGAGAAAAGTGGTGGGCTgtattttaatgatttattaaGACGGTCATTGCTCCAAGATGCAGAACCCGATGATGACGGTAACATACGCCAGTGCAAAatgcatgatttagttcatgatcttgcacaatctgttgcaggaagtgacttttCACTGGTGCATATCGGAAAGAAAGCCTCATTAAACTTCAACAACGTCCGCCATTCTTTATTATCCAATGATGAAACTGTTAATGAAGCTGATGAAGTGGCTTACATTTCGGccaccttgtataaggcccacaaGCTGCGGACGTTGTTCCTTGAGTCAACAATCTCCATGGTGCCAAGAATGTCATTCCATCATTGGAGACGCCTTAGGGCATTGGACTTGAGTTATACCAGCATTGAGAAATTGTCTCCAACGGTGGGACATTTGAAACACTTGAGATTTCTTGATTTGTCATGGACAGGCATAGAAGAGTTGCCAGAGGAGGTGTGTAATTGCCTAAATTTACAAACATTGAGACTCAATTATTGTGATAAGCTAAGAAAACTGCCTAGAGGGATGAAGAAACTGATCAGCCTGAAGCATCTAGAATTAGAAGGCACCGACATGCTGGAGTACTTACCGCAGGGTATAGGGAGACTAAGTAGCCTTCGGACGGTTTCAAAGTTCATTGTTGGGGGTGGCAACGAAGGATGTAAATGTGGAGAACTGAAACACCTCAATCATCTTCAAGGAAGTCTTCTGATTACCGGCTTGGACAAAAACAGGAGCAGGGACGAAGCTAGAGAGGCAGAACTGAATAAGAAGCAGCACCTTCATACTCTATCCTTCAACTACAAGAAAGACTATGATGAGCTGTTGGATGAAGAGGTGAAGAAAATAGAGGACGTGCTTGAATTTCTCCAGCCCCACACAAATTTGAAAGAGTTGGCAATACAGTATTACGGAGGTTCTACGCTTCCCAAGTGGATAGAGGATCCGGTGTTCTCCCATCTAGTCAGGATGACACTCTCGTGTTGTTGGGAGTGTATACAATTGCCAGGTTTTGGGAAATTACCGTCCCTTAAATACCTTGAAATTGAGGGCATGAGAGAGGTGAGAAAGGTGGGTGTTGAGTTTAGTGGGGTTGATAACAATGACGGAAGTGGATGTGTTGTCTCATTCCCCAAGTTGGAGACCCTTGTCTTCATAAACATGCCAAATTGGGAGGAGTGGGAATTGAGAGGTGGAGTTGGAGAGGTTATGCCATCTCTCCTCCAATTAGAAGTAAAATGGTGCCCAAAATTGAAGGAGTTGCCAACCAACCTTCCACCGCTCCTCCAGAAGCTGAGTTTACAAATAAGTAACGAAGGGATGTTGTCATTGGGAGGGACCTTACCCGTCCTCCCCAACCTTAAACATTTGATTATTTGGAGGAGTGATGAGCTGAAATCGTTCCCTTGTGGTTGGTTGGGACAATTCAAAGCCCTCAAGACTCTGGAAATCCATTGGTGTCGGGAGTTGGAGTCTCTACCAGATGAGGAATTGCAACAGCTCACCATGCTTCAAGAATTGATCATCCAGTATTGTCCACTCTTAAAAGAGCGCTACGGAGACGAAGGAGAAGATCGGCACAAGATTGCTCAAATCCCCGATAAAATAATTTATTAG
- the LOC131250841 gene encoding disease resistance protein RGA2-like isoform X6 produces the protein MVDSVVSLAVEKLNTVLRDEVALLVGVTNEIEKLSRTFALIQAVLEDAESRRVKDKAVTIWLENVKDVAYDVDDILDEWITEDLKSQAPDEDSGSCFSKKKVRSFLSSVNCFNHVVLRHKIGSRIKEVRGRLDSIEKEKSRLGLIVYCAERERMDSEVRQREMRDRETSSLPDQLFIVGRGDEKKVIVDSLLGGSSGEVNVPLVISIVGMGGLGKTTLAQLTYNDEKVKGHFHPRMWVYVSQDFDVKRITESIIKSADTKFKGGNLNLNELQTHLREMLRAKRFLLVLDDIWSDDSEKWDKLRLPFQDAALGSRIIITTRNEKVAFAMGTAHTHNLAALSDDDCWLVFRRKAFEHRNAEERLALETIGREIVNKCGGVPLAAKTIGSAMCSRSTREEWELVLRDEIWNSGDVLGGVLPALLLSYHDLSPVLKECFSYFSIFPKGFVIEKDMMVKLWVAQGFIGSDLSSDMEKSGGLYFNDLLRRSLLQDAEPDDDGNIRQCKMHDLVHDLAQSVAGSDFSLVHIGKKASLNFNNVRHSLLSNDETVNEADEVAYISATLYKAHKLRTLFLESTISMVPRMSFHHWRRLRALDLSYTSIEKLSPTVGHLKHLRFLDLSWTGIEELPEEVCNCLNLQTLRLNYCDKLRKLPRGMKKLISLKHLELEGTDMLEYLPQGIGRLSSLRTVSKFIVGGGNEGCKCGELKHLNHLQGSLLITGLDKNRSRDEAREAELNKKQHLHTLSFNYKKDYDELLDEEVKKIEDVLEFLQPHTNLKELAIQYYGGSTLPKWIEDPVFSHLVRMTLSCCWECIQLPGFGKLPSLKYLEIEGMREVRKVGVEFSGVDNNDGSGCVVSFPKLETLVFINMPNWEEWELRGGVGEVMPSLLQLEVKWCPKLKELPTNLPPLLQKLSLQISNEGMLSLGGTLPVLPNLKHLIIWRSDELKSFPCGWLGQFKALKTLEIHWCRELESLPDEELQQLTMLQELIIQYCPLLKERYGDEGEDRHKIAQIPDKIIY, from the exons ATGGTGGATTCAGTCGTCTCCCTGGCAGTggagaagttgaataccgtcctCCGAGATGAGGTGGCTTTGTTGGTGGGTGTCACCAATGAGATCGAAAAGCTTTCCAGAACTTTCGCCTTGATTCAAGCTGTGCTTGAAGATGCTGAGTCTCGACGTGTGAAGGACAAAGCAGTGACGATCTGGTTAGAGAATGTCAAAGATGTGGCCTACGATGTGGATGACATACTAGATGAATGGATTACGGAAGATCTCAAATCACAAGCACCTGATGAAGATAGTGGATCCTGTTTCAGCAAGAAGAAGGTAAGAAGCTTCCTGTCGTCTGTTAACTGCTTCAATCATGTCGTGTTACGCCACAAAATTGGGAGTAGGATAAAGGAGGTGAGGGGTAGATTAGATTCTATTGAAAAAGAGAAGAGCCGATTGGGTCTTATAGTATATTgtgcagagagggagagaatggATAGTGAAGTTAGGCAGCGTGAGATGAGAGATCGAGAGACAAGCTCCCTACCTGACCAGCTGTTCATTGTTGGGAGAGGAGATGAAAAAAAAGTAATCGTAGACTCGTTGCTGGGGGGGAGTAGTGGAGAG GTAAATGTGCCCTTGGTCATTTCTATCGTTGGAATGGGAGGGTTGGGGAAGACCACCCTTGCTCAGCTCACATACAACGATGAGAAAGTTAAGGGGCATTTCCACCCGAGGATGTGGGTGTATGTTTCACAAGATTTTGATGTGAAACGGATTACAGAATCAATTATAAAATCTGCAGACACTAAGTTTAAGGGTGGAAATTTAAACTTGAATGAACTGCAAACTCACCTCCGTGAAATGTTGCGTGCAAAGCGATTCTTGCTTGTACTTGATGACATTTGGAGTGACGATAGTGAGAAGTGGGACAAACTGAGACTTCCCTTCCAAGATGCTGCATTAGGAAGTCGAATCATCATAACCACTCGCAATGAAAAGGTTGCTTTTGCGATGGGAACGGCTCACACACACAATCTGGCTGCCTTATCAGATGATGATTGCTGGTTGGTGTTCAGACGTAAAGCGTTCGAGCATCGGAATGCAGAAGAGCGTTTGGCGTTGGAAACGATTGGAAGGGAAATTGTAAACAAGTGTGGAGGGGTGCCTCTTGCAGCCAAGACAATAGGGAGTGCCATGTGCTCTAGAAGCACGAGAGAGGAATGGGAGCTTGTGCTGAGAGACGAGATTTGGAACTCAGGTGATGTCCTGGGAGGTGTTTTACCGGCTTTGTTACTAAGCTACCATGACTTATCTCCTGTTTTGAAGGAGTGCTTCTCATATTTCTCTATTTTCCCAAAAGGTTTCGTTATAGAGAAGGATATGATGGTCAAGTTATGGGTAGCACAAGGTTTCATCGGCTCTGACTTAAGTAGCGATATGGAGAAAAGTGGTGGGCTgtattttaatgatttattaaGACGGTCATTGCTCCAAGATGCAGAACCCGATGATGACGGTAACATACGCCAGTGCAAAatgcatgatttagttcatgatcttgcacaatctgttgcaggaagtgacttttCACTGGTGCATATCGGAAAGAAAGCCTCATTAAACTTCAACAACGTCCGCCATTCTTTATTATCCAATGATGAAACTGTTAATGAAGCTGATGAAGTGGCTTACATTTCGGccaccttgtataaggcccacaaGCTGCGGACGTTGTTCCTTGAGTCAACAATCTCCATGGTGCCAAGAATGTCATTCCATCATTGGAGACGCCTTAGGGCATTGGACTTGAGTTATACCAGCATTGAGAAATTGTCTCCAACGGTGGGACATTTGAAACACTTGAGATTTCTTGATTTGTCATGGACAGGCATAGAAGAGTTGCCAGAGGAGGTGTGTAATTGCCTAAATTTACAAACATTGAGACTCAATTATTGTGATAAGCTAAGAAAACTGCCTAGAGGGATGAAGAAACTGATCAGCCTGAAGCATCTAGAATTAGAAGGCACCGACATGCTGGAGTACTTACCGCAGGGTATAGGGAGACTAAGTAGCCTTCGGACGGTTTCAAAGTTCATTGTTGGGGGTGGCAACGAAGGATGTAAATGTGGAGAACTGAAACACCTCAATCATCTTCAAGGAAGTCTTCTGATTACCGGCTTGGACAAAAACAGGAGCAGGGACGAAGCTAGAGAGGCAGAACTGAATAAGAAGCAGCACCTTCATACTCTATCCTTCAACTACAAGAAAGACTATGATGAGCTGTTGGATGAAGAGGTGAAGAAAATAGAGGACGTGCTTGAATTTCTCCAGCCCCACACAAATTTGAAAGAGTTGGCAATACAGTATTACGGAGGTTCTACGCTTCCCAAGTGGATAGAGGATCCGGTGTTCTCCCATCTAGTCAGGATGACACTCTCGTGTTGTTGGGAGTGTATACAATTGCCAGGTTTTGGGAAATTACCGTCCCTTAAATACCTTGAAATTGAGGGCATGAGAGAGGTGAGAAAGGTGGGTGTTGAGTTTAGTGGGGTTGATAACAATGACGGAAGTGGATGTGTTGTCTCATTCCCCAAGTTGGAGACCCTTGTCTTCATAAACATGCCAAATTGGGAGGAGTGGGAATTGAGAGGTGGAGTTGGAGAGGTTATGCCATCTCTCCTCCAATTAGAAGTAAAATGGTGCCCAAAATTGAAGGAGTTGCCAACCAACCTTCCACCGCTCCTCCAGAAGCTGAGTTTACAAATAAGTAACGAAGGGATGTTGTCATTGGGAGGGACCTTACCCGTCCTCCCCAACCTTAAACATTTGATTATTTGGAGGAGTGATGAGCTGAAATCGTTCCCTTGTGGTTGGTTGGGACAATTCAAAGCCCTCAAGACTCTGGAAATCCATTGGTGTCGGGAGTTGGAGTCTCTACCAGATGAGGAATTGCAACAGCTCACCATGCTTCAAGAATTGATCATCCAGTATTGTCCACTCTTAAAAGAGCGCTACGGAGACGAAGGAGAAGATCGGCACAAGATTGCTCAAATCCCCGATAAAATAATTTATTAG